A section of the Paenibacillus antri genome encodes:
- a CDS encoding SDR family NAD(P)-dependent oxidoreductase: MNCKGRTAIISGGLGDIGRAIALELAKQGVSLSLADVKTPNEAEAFLERLESEGCKAIYTQADLREPTAVEAWIHRTADSIGIPTLVISNAGIATRESFLTISVEQWNNEFAVNVVGALSMCRSAAQRMIREGLTGRIVLVGSWAAHRPNPKIPAYCASKAALRMLGQVMALELAEHGITVNEVAPGAVNAGLSSGNLQSMGEELIRAKIPVGGWIEPEEVAWQVAQLCDPRNRNMTGSVVLTDGGLSLTSKWT, encoded by the coding sequence ATGAACTGCAAAGGACGAACGGCGATCATCAGCGGCGGGCTCGGGGATATCGGCCGCGCGATCGCGCTGGAGCTTGCGAAACAAGGCGTAAGCCTGTCGCTTGCGGACGTGAAGACGCCGAACGAGGCGGAGGCGTTCTTGGAACGGCTTGAAAGCGAAGGCTGCAAGGCGATTTATACGCAGGCGGATCTTCGCGAACCGACTGCGGTGGAGGCATGGATCCATCGCACGGCCGATTCGATCGGCATACCTACCCTGGTCATATCCAATGCCGGCATTGCGACGCGGGAGTCGTTCTTGACGATCTCGGTCGAACAGTGGAATAACGAGTTCGCGGTCAACGTCGTCGGAGCCTTATCCATGTGCCGATCGGCTGCGCAGCGGATGATTCGCGAGGGATTGACCGGGAGGATCGTCCTCGTCGGAAGCTGGGCGGCGCATCGGCCGAATCCCAAAATTCCCGCGTACTGCGCGTCCAAGGCCGCGCTGCGCATGTTGGGCCAGGTGATGGCTCTCGAGCTGGCCGAACACGGCATTACCGTAAACGAGGTGGCTCCCGGAGCCGTGAACGCAGGATTATCCTCGGGGAATTTGCAGTCGATGGGCGAGGAGCTTATCCGGGCCAAGATTCCGGTCGGCGGCTGGATCGAGCCGGAGGAAGTCGCATGGCAGGTCGCTCAGCTATGCGATCCGCGAAATCGAAATATGACCGGCAGCGTCGTTCTGACGGACGGCGGACTTTCATTGACCAGCAAGTGGACGTAG
- a CDS encoding mandelate racemase/muconate lactonizing enzyme family protein, which yields MSIEAIVVKVDRKLQSFSGTAGTPGTFVSSAVDSDYGWTKEYSSLYSKKIESLLVKITTDAGIAGWGEAQVPVGPEAPEALVRQVLSPLLLNEDPLQTEVLWYRMYNSLRGRGHRDSFMMDAIAAVDTALWDIAGKYYDQPVYKLLGGSFRDAIPLYQSGLSGNSIEEKVASAQDAVQQGYRAIKIYIGKGIQADVAVMRAVREGVGDEITLLADALWMYSVHDAIRLGVELEKLGVALLEAPTVMEDVPGHVDLTRSLSLAVAQGETERTRYQFLPYLKERALDVIQPDIGRTGISEGKRILTLAETFNIPAALHMAIGQCVYVAASAHVATAVPNLLWLEMNPAMFEMANRFQRKPWTVTNGTLKVPELPGLGVDIDEASIRRYNDSGMRA from the coding sequence ATGAGCATAGAAGCGATCGTCGTGAAGGTCGATCGGAAGTTGCAAAGTTTCAGCGGGACGGCGGGAACGCCGGGGACGTTCGTGTCGTCGGCCGTCGACTCCGACTACGGATGGACGAAAGAATATTCTTCCTTGTACTCCAAGAAAATCGAAAGCCTGCTAGTGAAAATCACGACCGACGCCGGCATCGCGGGATGGGGCGAGGCTCAAGTCCCTGTCGGCCCTGAAGCGCCCGAGGCGTTGGTTCGTCAAGTGTTATCGCCTCTTCTTCTAAACGAGGATCCGCTCCAGACGGAAGTATTGTGGTACCGCATGTACAACAGTTTACGCGGCAGGGGACACCGGGACAGCTTCATGATGGATGCCATAGCGGCCGTCGACACGGCGTTATGGGACATCGCCGGCAAATATTACGACCAGCCAGTCTACAAGCTGCTGGGCGGCTCGTTCCGCGACGCGATCCCGCTCTACCAATCCGGCTTGTCGGGCAACTCGATCGAAGAGAAGGTCGCCTCCGCGCAAGATGCGGTGCAGCAAGGGTATCGAGCAATCAAGATCTATATCGGCAAGGGGATACAGGCGGACGTCGCCGTCATGCGGGCCGTTCGAGAAGGGGTGGGGGACGAGATCACGCTGCTCGCGGACGCGCTGTGGATGTACAGCGTTCATGACGCGATCCGGCTCGGCGTCGAACTGGAGAAGTTGGGCGTCGCGCTGTTGGAAGCCCCCACCGTCATGGAGGACGTCCCGGGGCACGTCGATCTGACGCGGTCGCTGTCCTTAGCCGTAGCGCAAGGGGAGACCGAGCGAACCCGGTATCAGTTCCTCCCTTACTTAAAAGAAAGGGCATTGGACGTCATTCAACCGGACATCGGACGAACCGGCATCTCGGAAGGGAAACGGATCTTGACGCTGGCCGAGACATTCAACATTCCCGCCGCGCTTCATATGGCGATCGGGCAATGCGTCTATGTGGCGGCATCGGCGCATGTCGCGACCGCCGTCCCGAATTTACTTTGGCTCGAAATGAATCCGGCGATGTTCGAGATGGCAAACCGGTTTCAGCGCAAGCCATGGACGGTTACGAACGGGACGCTCAAGGTACCGGAACTTCCCGGATTAGGCGTGGACATCGACGAAGCGTCCATTCGGCGGTACAACGATTCTGGCATGAGGGCGTGA
- a CDS encoding GntR family transcriptional regulator: MVKLDLQISNNERSTSQKVAETLRKAIFRGDLKLGERLVEANVAKTLNVSITPVRQAFGQLATEGLINVVPYKGTNVVNITPAFIEEVYSIRSKLELMAVELAFPNLQPSDWDKLEAYARKMELLTQAGDYQEAAEVDIDFHRMFYERSEHGLLLEMWSMLQSRIQLFQSYGRIYSPPSEKGEAENRHLAIVDAVRQGDRMLLLRLTEQHIEAGKRMVMHPYAKRDE, from the coding sequence GTGGTAAAGTTGGATCTCCAAATCAGCAACAACGAACGAAGCACAAGTCAGAAGGTCGCAGAGACGCTGAGGAAAGCGATCTTCCGCGGGGATTTGAAGCTTGGAGAGCGGCTCGTGGAAGCGAACGTAGCCAAGACGTTAAATGTAAGCATCACCCCCGTTCGTCAAGCGTTCGGTCAGCTTGCTACCGAGGGACTTATTAACGTAGTCCCCTACAAGGGCACCAACGTCGTCAACATTACGCCGGCCTTCATCGAAGAGGTGTACAGCATCCGCAGCAAGCTCGAACTGATGGCTGTGGAGCTCGCCTTCCCGAACCTGCAACCATCCGATTGGGATAAGCTCGAGGCATATGCCCGGAAGATGGAGCTGCTGACGCAGGCCGGGGATTATCAAGAAGCCGCCGAGGTCGATATCGATTTCCATCGTATGTTTTACGAACGCAGCGAACACGGGCTGCTGCTCGAGATGTGGAGCATGCTGCAGTCCCGCATCCAACTATTCCAATCCTATGGAAGAATCTATTCTCCCCCTTCCGAGAAGGGCGAAGCGGAAAACCGTCATCTTGCGATCGTCGACGCCGTTCGGCAAGGCGACCGGATGCTGCTGCTCCGATTGACCGAGCAGCATATCGAAGCAGGGAAGCGGATGGTGATGCACCCTTACGCCAAACGGGATGAGTAG
- a CDS encoding sulfite exporter TauE/SafE family protein, which yields METYVFLFAVILLSSALQTGTGFGFSIVTVPFLLFAFDARDAVQINILLSLLLSLLMFAKVRKDIDRGLLKRLLTGSLVFMTPGLLVFLYMPFGRLKLIVSLFILLFTVLLAFRFRMTQTPAKDRAVGGLSGFLSAAVGIPGPPLLAYFSAVDLDKDVSRSTTLAFYIFIYGVSAALQLLFAPTSGEAWLSAGASVPFVLLGMWIGQRLFRYVNQRSFQRICIVILFFTGIQLLYSSI from the coding sequence ATGGAGACGTACGTATTTCTGTTCGCCGTCATCCTGCTGTCGTCCGCGTTGCAAACCGGTACGGGCTTCGGCTTTTCGATTGTAACCGTACCGTTTCTACTATTCGCCTTCGACGCCCGGGATGCCGTTCAAATCAACATCCTTCTTTCGCTTTTGTTGTCCTTGCTGATGTTCGCCAAAGTCCGCAAGGACATCGACCGCGGATTGCTGAAGCGGCTGCTTACTGGCAGTCTCGTCTTCATGACCCCGGGATTGCTGGTGTTCTTATACATGCCTTTCGGCAGGTTAAAGTTGATCGTCAGCCTGTTCATCCTATTATTCACGGTTCTGCTGGCGTTTCGGTTCCGAATGACGCAAACCCCGGCGAAGGATCGAGCCGTCGGCGGCCTCTCCGGCTTTCTCTCCGCCGCCGTGGGCATCCCGGGACCGCCGTTGCTCGCCTATTTTTCGGCGGTCGACTTGGATAAGGATGTCTCTCGAAGCACCACGCTGGCCTTCTATATTTTCATCTATGGGGTCAGCGCGGCGCTGCAGCTTCTTTTCGCCCCGACGTCCGGGGAAGCGTGGCTGTCTGCCGGCGCCTCCGTTCCGTTCGTACTCCTCGGTATGTGGATCGGGCAACGGTTGTTTCGTTACGTCAATCAACGCTCGTTCCAACGCATCTGCATTGTGATCTTGTTCTTCACCGGCATCCAACTTTTGTATTCCAGCATATAA
- a CDS encoding helix-turn-helix domain-containing protein, whose amino-acid sequence MSKNTLSAEGYAARISSIAARVPIECHVRLDVTNDFILPPNWGFRDRVNINFHMAYVRSGDGSYEFGDRVEKLTRGKVFFVSPGYRHSRHLNPLKPPSMSLVRFSLVRNDSQAPLEWTIPPFAFAFEPRNGAVFHSLFGSLARRPPNSELTQAMYGSLIVQLLIEIYAELVAAGDADVLGDFRMEKAIRWMHEHVDRPASVKQLAARSGLSVNYFRTMFKKRFGKNPYDYMTELRMKRAMELLLETDDKVKDVASALGFTDPFAFSKQFKAVLGVAPSHLKRGKEKTADW is encoded by the coding sequence ATGTCGAAAAACACTCTGTCGGCCGAAGGTTATGCGGCACGCATCTCCTCGATAGCGGCCCGGGTGCCTATCGAATGTCACGTGCGGTTGGATGTGACGAACGATTTCATCCTTCCGCCGAACTGGGGGTTCCGGGATCGGGTCAATATCAATTTCCATATGGCCTACGTTCGCTCCGGGGACGGATCTTACGAATTCGGAGACCGGGTGGAGAAGCTGACGCGCGGGAAGGTGTTCTTCGTTAGCCCGGGGTACCGCCACAGTCGGCACTTGAATCCGTTGAAGCCGCCGAGCATGTCGCTCGTGCGGTTCAGTCTCGTTCGCAACGATTCCCAAGCTCCTTTAGAATGGACGATACCCCCTTTCGCCTTCGCTTTCGAACCGAGGAACGGCGCCGTGTTTCATTCCTTGTTCGGATCGTTGGCCCGTCGACCTCCGAACTCGGAGTTGACGCAAGCCATGTACGGAAGCTTGATCGTACAGCTGTTGATCGAAATTTACGCGGAGCTGGTCGCTGCGGGAGACGCCGACGTACTCGGAGATTTCCGAATGGAGAAAGCGATCCGATGGATGCATGAGCACGTCGATCGGCCGGCTTCCGTGAAACAATTGGCTGCGCGCAGCGGGTTGAGCGTCAATTATTTCCGAACGATGTTCAAGAAGCGATTCGGTAAAAATCCCTATGATTATATGACGGAGCTTCGCATGAAGCGGGCGATGGAACTGCTCCTCGAGACGGACGACAAGGTGAAGGACGTGGCGTCGGCTTTAGGCTTCACCGATCCGTTCGCCTTCTCTAAGCAATTCAAGGCCGTCCTCGGCGTAGCTCCCAGCCACCTAAAGCGAGGAAAAGAAAAAACCGCCGACTGGTAA
- a CDS encoding sulfatase, whose protein sequence is MKQPNIVMILIDDMGWKDLSCYGSDFYETPNLDRFAEDGVRFTDAYASCPVCSPTRASVMTGRYPASVGVTDWIDFGSGIHPCRGKLVDVPYLKYLPLEERTIASVLKEAGYRTWHVGKWHLGGEAYSPDKHGFDANVGGCHWGMPINGFFSPYGIPTLDEGPEGEYLTDRLTDEAIQLILQKDDRPFFLNLWHYAVHTPIQAKPEDIERFARKAEAMGLDSVDPFEVGESFPMEHKRHLNVIRRKLQSDPVYAAMVYNLDWNIGRLLNALEQAGAAENTLIVFTSDNGGLATSEGSPTCNFPLQEGKGWMYEGGVREPLLIRWPSVAKGGSVCSEPVTTPDLFPTFLQAAGIKFVPEPDRPIDGVSLVPLLQGGALEREAIYWHYPHYGNQGGTPGSSIRMGTYKLIEFFEDGRLELYHLGEDVEEKHNLVTERPDIAARMHRLLTSWRESVEAKIPQVANS, encoded by the coding sequence ATGAAGCAACCGAACATCGTAATGATTTTGATCGACGATATGGGTTGGAAGGATTTAAGTTGTTACGGCAGCGATTTCTATGAAACGCCGAACCTCGACCGATTCGCGGAAGACGGCGTCCGTTTCACCGACGCATACGCTTCGTGTCCGGTTTGTTCCCCCACACGAGCCAGCGTTATGACCGGCCGGTATCCGGCGTCGGTCGGCGTCACCGATTGGATCGACTTCGGAAGCGGGATTCACCCCTGCAGAGGGAAATTGGTGGACGTTCCCTATTTGAAGTACCTACCGTTGGAAGAACGCACGATCGCATCCGTGCTGAAAGAAGCAGGGTATCGAACCTGGCATGTCGGCAAATGGCATCTAGGCGGGGAAGCGTATTCCCCTGACAAACACGGCTTCGACGCGAACGTCGGCGGTTGTCACTGGGGCATGCCGATCAACGGATTTTTCAGCCCCTACGGCATCCCCACGCTGGATGAAGGACCTGAGGGCGAATATTTGACCGATCGGCTCACGGACGAGGCGATCCAACTCATTCTTCAGAAGGATGACCGTCCCTTCTTCCTTAATCTTTGGCATTATGCGGTCCATACGCCCATACAAGCGAAGCCGGAGGATATTGAACGGTTCGCGAGGAAAGCCGAAGCGATGGGACTGGATTCTGTCGATCCGTTCGAGGTAGGCGAGTCTTTCCCCATGGAACACAAGAGGCATCTGAACGTCATCCGGAGAAAGCTGCAGTCCGATCCGGTATACGCCGCTATGGTGTATAACTTGGATTGGAACATCGGCAGACTGCTGAACGCGTTGGAACAAGCCGGGGCAGCGGAAAACACTTTGATCGTCTTCACCTCGGACAACGGCGGTTTAGCGACCTCCGAGGGATCGCCGACGTGTAACTTTCCCCTCCAAGAAGGGAAAGGTTGGATGTACGAAGGCGGCGTGCGCGAACCGCTGCTGATTCGCTGGCCAAGCGTCGCGAAGGGGGGAAGCGTATGTTCGGAGCCCGTCACCACCCCTGATTTGTTTCCGACGTTCTTGCAGGCGGCCGGAATCAAGTTCGTACCGGAGCCCGATCGACCGATCGACGGCGTAAGTCTCGTGCCGCTGCTGCAAGGCGGAGCGCTGGAGCGGGAAGCGATCTACTGGCACTACCCGCACTACGGCAACCAAGGCGGCACGCCGGGCTCGTCCATTCGCATGGGAACATACAAGCTAATCGAGTTCTTCGAGGATGGCCGATTGGAGCTGTACCATCTCGGCGAGGATGTGGAGGAGAAGCACAACCTCGTTACAGAGCGGCCTGACATTGCCGCACGCATGCACCGTCTGTTAACTTCATGGAGAGAATCCGTGGAAGCCAAAATTCCGCAAGTCGCGAATTCCTGA
- a CDS encoding sugar ABC transporter permease, with translation MELNRAPEAVRAGTPAGFFQEARTLIRTNIRDYGMYIALFVIMLTFTVLTDGLFMSSRNISNLLDSTGYIAVLAVGMTLVIVIRHIDLSVGFAAGFMGAIAAILLTQMGVPVAVTIPIILVLGVVLGLINGVLVAKIGIPAFVATLAGWLFYRGALLQITEKSGTIIIKDEAFNAIGNGFIPSLMVVNGLHLLSLILGLAGIALYVWSEVSNRRNKLKYQFEVVSKPIFVLKVAFVSAIIAYITWILAGYNGFSWTVMIMLLVVVVYHFFTTKTVTGRHIYAVGSNPEAAHLSGINVKKITYIVFGSMGMLSALCGILFTSRLQSATTTAGTLFELDAVAAAYVGGVSSAGGVGKVTGAIIGAIVMASLSSGMNLLGVGISYQYMIRGGVLAAAVIFDVMTRKKRG, from the coding sequence ATGGAATTGAATCGCGCGCCGGAGGCCGTCAGGGCCGGAACGCCGGCAGGCTTCTTCCAAGAAGCCCGGACGTTGATTCGTACGAATATTCGCGACTACGGCATGTACATCGCCTTGTTCGTTATTATGCTCACATTTACGGTTCTTACGGACGGACTGTTCATGTCCTCCCGAAATATAAGCAACCTGCTTGATTCGACGGGGTATATCGCCGTGCTGGCCGTCGGCATGACGCTCGTCATCGTCATCCGCCACATCGACTTGTCCGTCGGCTTCGCGGCCGGATTCATGGGCGCGATCGCGGCGATTCTCCTGACGCAGATGGGCGTGCCGGTGGCGGTCACGATTCCGATCATTCTCGTCCTGGGCGTCGTCCTCGGCTTGATCAACGGGGTGCTCGTGGCGAAGATCGGCATCCCGGCGTTCGTGGCGACGTTGGCCGGATGGCTCTTCTATCGGGGGGCCTTGCTGCAAATTACCGAGAAGTCGGGCACGATCATCATTAAAGACGAAGCGTTCAACGCGATCGGCAACGGCTTCATTCCGTCGCTGATGGTCGTGAACGGGCTGCACCTGCTCTCGCTCATTTTGGGACTGGCGGGTATCGCATTGTATGTGTGGAGCGAAGTATCGAATCGCCGAAATAAGCTGAAGTACCAATTCGAAGTCGTCTCCAAGCCGATCTTCGTGCTGAAGGTCGCGTTCGTATCGGCCATCATCGCGTATATTACTTGGATTCTCGCAGGCTACAACGGATTTTCTTGGACGGTTATGATTATGCTGCTGGTCGTCGTCGTCTATCACTTCTTCACGACGAAGACGGTCACGGGCCGCCATATTTACGCGGTGGGCAGCAATCCGGAAGCCGCGCATCTGAGCGGCATTAACGTCAAGAAGATTACCTATATCGTCTTCGGTTCGATGGGCATGCTCTCCGCGCTGTGCGGCATCTTGTTTACGTCCCGCCTGCAATCGGCGACGACGACGGCCGGCACGCTGTTCGAGCTGGACGCGGTCGCGGCCGCATACGTCGGCGGCGTCTCCTCCGCCGGCGGCGTCGGCAAGGTGACGGGCGCCATTATCGGCGCGATCGTCATGGCGTCGCTCTCCAGCGGCATGAACCTGCTGGGCGTCGGAATTTCGTACCAGTACATGATTCGCGGCGGCGTCTTGGCGGCGGCGGTCATCTTCGACGTCATGACGCGCAAGAAGCGGGGGTAG
- a CDS encoding sugar ABC transporter ATP-binding protein, which produces MSESILEMRQISKEFPGVKALADVNFKVRKGEIHCLVGENGAGKSTLMKVLSGVYPYGTYEGDIVFEGAVQQFHQITDSVKAGVAIIYQELALFPDLTVYENIFAGNEVKRGKLVDWNRTVVQAKEMLRKVKLNVNPETLVKDLGVGKQQLVEIAKALSKDVKLLILDEPTAALNEDDSENLLQLLRELKQQGITCIMISHKLKEVISIADSATVLRDGRTICTLDGAKGEITENAIIKNMVGREIEDIYPKRTDSKFGDKILELRNWSAYDPGLGRKVAKNVDLHVRKGEIVGIAGLMGSGRTELALSIFGNPKEYKLQGELLLDGKPSAFAHTSDAIRAGIAYVTEDRKGNGLFLAQDIKSNISAANLYGIASNGIINENEEVKVATEYKNSMYIKAPSVVQLVGKLSGGNQQKVSLGKWLFVGPKLLILDEPTRGIDVGAKFEIYSIMNKLIREGMSIIMISSELPEVLGMSDRVYVMAEGEIKGELAIADADQEKIMQLATQ; this is translated from the coding sequence ATGAGCGAATCGATATTGGAGATGCGACAGATTTCCAAGGAATTTCCGGGAGTGAAGGCGCTGGCCGACGTGAATTTCAAAGTGAGGAAGGGCGAAATTCATTGCTTGGTCGGGGAAAACGGCGCGGGCAAATCGACGCTGATGAAAGTGCTCAGCGGCGTCTATCCCTACGGCACGTATGAAGGGGATATCGTGTTCGAAGGCGCCGTGCAGCAGTTCCATCAAATTACGGACAGCGTGAAGGCGGGCGTCGCGATCATCTATCAGGAGTTGGCGTTGTTCCCCGATCTGACGGTATACGAAAACATCTTCGCCGGCAACGAGGTGAAGCGAGGCAAGCTCGTCGACTGGAACCGGACGGTCGTTCAAGCGAAGGAGATGCTCCGGAAGGTGAAGCTGAACGTCAATCCGGAGACGCTCGTGAAGGATCTCGGCGTCGGCAAGCAGCAGCTCGTCGAAATCGCGAAGGCGCTCAGCAAGGACGTAAAGCTGCTCATCTTGGACGAGCCGACGGCGGCGTTGAACGAGGACGACAGCGAAAATCTGCTGCAGCTGCTGCGGGAGCTGAAGCAGCAAGGCATCACATGCATTATGATTTCCCACAAGTTGAAGGAAGTGATCTCGATCGCGGATTCCGCGACGGTGCTTCGCGACGGGCGGACGATCTGCACGTTGGACGGCGCCAAGGGCGAGATTACGGAGAACGCGATCATTAAAAACATGGTCGGCCGCGAAATCGAGGACATCTACCCCAAGCGGACGGATTCGAAATTCGGCGACAAAATTCTGGAGCTGCGGAACTGGAGCGCATACGATCCGGGGCTGGGCCGGAAGGTCGCGAAGAACGTCGACCTGCACGTACGCAAAGGCGAGATCGTCGGGATCGCGGGCTTGATGGGCTCGGGCCGGACGGAGTTGGCGCTGAGCATTTTCGGAAATCCCAAAGAATACAAGCTGCAAGGCGAGCTGCTGCTCGACGGCAAACCGAGCGCCTTCGCGCATACGAGCGACGCGATTCGCGCGGGCATCGCGTACGTCACCGAAGATCGCAAGGGGAACGGGCTGTTCCTGGCCCAGGACATTAAGAGCAACATCTCCGCGGCGAACCTGTACGGCATCGCCTCGAACGGCATCATCAACGAGAACGAAGAAGTGAAAGTCGCGACGGAATACAAGAACTCGATGTATATCAAGGCGCCGTCCGTAGTGCAATTGGTCGGAAAATTAAGCGGCGGCAACCAGCAGAAGGTGTCGCTCGGCAAGTGGCTGTTCGTCGGGCCGAAGCTGCTGATCTTGGACGAACCGACGCGGGGCATCGACGTCGGGGCTAAATTCGAAATCTATTCGATCATGAACAAGCTGATTCGGGAAGGCATGAGCATCATCATGATATCGTCGGAGCTGCCCGAAGTGCTCGGAATGAGCGATCGCGTATACGTCATGGCCGAAGGCGAGATCAAAGGGGAACTGGCGATCGCCGACGCCGATCAAGAAAAAATCATGCAGCTTGCGACGCAATAG
- a CDS encoding sugar ABC transporter substrate-binding protein: protein MKRFMKPVALLLLVMVVSALVAACGQSGSGNVSVGIVLPTKDEPRWVQDEQRFKEALSGTEYTTEILFSQGSSAKEKENVETLLNKGIDVLIICPQDGAAAAAAVEAAKKEGVTVIAYDRLITDTDAVDYYVTFDSVAVGAAQGQYLIDNAQGSGVPLYLYAGAASDNNAFLFFEGAWSVLQPKLADGTFKIANSSEAEALKEKAELSRDEMSKIIGQVTTNWDPSEAKNKAQTHLTAASAALKGDVAILAPNDGTARSIADVFGSDSAVSSFVVTGQDAEKASIQYIIDEKQSMTVFKDVRTLVKDAMGMAVTILDGNTPETTGSYDNGVVEVKAKQTDVIVVDKANVKSELIDSEYYEASEFTGL from the coding sequence ATGAAAAGATTTATGAAACCAGTGGCATTATTGTTACTCGTGATGGTGGTTTCCGCGCTCGTCGCGGCGTGCGGGCAAAGCGGGAGCGGCAACGTAAGCGTAGGCATCGTGCTGCCGACGAAAGACGAACCGCGTTGGGTGCAGGACGAACAACGCTTCAAGGAAGCGCTGTCCGGCACGGAGTACACGACCGAAATTTTGTTCAGCCAAGGCTCGTCCGCGAAGGAGAAGGAAAACGTCGAGACGCTGCTCAATAAAGGCATCGACGTCTTGATCATCTGCCCGCAGGACGGCGCGGCCGCGGCGGCGGCCGTCGAAGCGGCGAAGAAGGAAGGCGTTACGGTCATCGCGTACGACCGCTTGATCACCGACACGGACGCGGTGGACTACTACGTTACGTTCGATAGCGTCGCGGTCGGCGCGGCGCAGGGGCAATACTTGATCGACAACGCGCAAGGCTCCGGCGTACCGCTGTACTTGTATGCGGGCGCGGCATCCGACAATAACGCGTTCTTGTTCTTCGAAGGCGCATGGAGCGTGCTCCAGCCGAAGCTCGCCGACGGCACGTTCAAGATCGCCAACTCGAGCGAAGCGGAAGCGCTTAAGGAGAAGGCCGAGTTGTCCCGCGACGAGATGAGCAAGATCATCGGCCAAGTGACGACGAACTGGGATCCGAGCGAAGCGAAAAACAAAGCGCAAACGCACTTGACGGCGGCAAGCGCGGCACTGAAGGGCGATGTCGCGATTCTTGCGCCGAACGACGGCACGGCTCGTTCGATCGCCGACGTATTCGGTTCCGACAGCGCAGTATCCAGCTTCGTCGTGACGGGTCAAGACGCGGAGAAGGCGTCCATCCAATATATCATCGACGAGAAGCAATCGATGACGGTATTTAAGGACGTACGGACGCTCGTGAAAGACGCGATGGGCATGGCGGTGACGATCCTCGACGGCAATACGCCGGAGACGACGGGCTCCTACGACAACGGCGTCGTCGAAGTGAAAGCGAAGCAAACCGACGTCATCGTCGTCGACAAAGCGAACGTAAAGAGCGAACTGATCGATTCCGAATATTACGAAGCAAGCGAGTTCACCGGGTTGTAA
- a CDS encoding sugar ABC transporter substrate-binding protein, with the protein MNRSRVRGGTAWLALLLLASACLFVSCEENGDGGAASEPAPTAERPTDGESPPADGPVKIGFSMDTLLEERWRKDRDLFKAAAEALGAEVDILAADGDDALQIAQAETLISRGVDLLVIVPHNAEAMATIVQKAHAADVKVLAYDRLVRNANVDMYVSFDNVRVGELQAEAITKLAPRGNYAYIGGAETDNNARLLKQGVFNVLQPRIDSGDIRIVYDQWTENWEPANAFENMQAALEANGNAIDAVIAANDATADAVIEALATRGLAGKVPVAGQDADLTAAQHIVEGTQTMTVYKPIQSLAQAAAELAVKLASGAAVTANRSIPNGKADVPALLLAPIAVDRATIDDTIIADGFHSREDVYKNVKE; encoded by the coding sequence GTGAATCGTTCTCGCGTTCGCGGCGGGACGGCGTGGCTTGCGCTGCTCCTGCTTGCGTCGGCCTGTCTCTTCGTCTCCTGCGAAGAGAACGGAGACGGCGGTGCCGCTTCGGAGCCGGCGCCGACCGCGGAGCGTCCGACGGACGGCGAAAGCCCGCCGGCCGACGGCCCGGTAAAGATCGGCTTCTCGATGGATACGCTGCTGGAGGAGCGTTGGCGGAAGGACCGGGATTTGTTCAAAGCGGCGGCGGAGGCGCTTGGCGCGGAAGTGGACATTCTGGCGGCGGATGGGGACGACGCGCTGCAGATCGCGCAGGCGGAGACGCTGATCAGCCGCGGCGTCGACCTGCTCGTCATCGTGCCGCACAACGCCGAGGCGATGGCGACGATCGTGCAGAAAGCTCATGCCGCCGACGTGAAGGTGCTGGCGTACGACCGGTTGGTGCGCAACGCGAACGTCGATATGTACGTGTCGTTCGACAACGTACGGGTCGGAGAGCTGCAGGCGGAAGCGATCACGAAGCTGGCGCCGCGGGGGAATTACGCGTACATTGGGGGCGCGGAGACGGATAATAACGCGCGCCTGTTGAAGCAGGGCGTGTTCAACGTACTGCAGCCGCGGATCGACAGCGGGGACATTCGAATCGTGTATGACCAATGGACGGAAAACTGGGAGCCGGCGAACGCGTTCGAGAATATGCAAGCCGCTTTGGAAGCGAACGGCAACGCCATCGACGCGGTCATCGCCGCGAACGACGCGACGGCGGACGCCGTCATCGAGGCGCTCGCGACGCGCGGGCTGGCGGGCAAGGTTCCGGTCGCCGGCCAGGACGCGGATTTGACCGCGGCGCAGCATATCGTCGAAGGCACCCAGACGATGACGGTCTACAAGCCGATCCAGTCGTTGGCGCAGGCGGCCGCAGAACTGGCGGTTAAGCTGGCGTCGGGCGCCGCCGTGACGGCGAACCGGTCGATCCCGAACGGGAAGGCCGACGTGCCGGCGCTCCTGCTGGCGCCGATCGCCGTCGACCGGGCGACGATCGACGACACGATCATCGCGGACGGCTTTCATTCGAGGGAAGACGTGTATAAGAACGTAAAAGAATGA